A single region of the Actinoplanes sp. SE50/110 genome encodes:
- a CDS encoding RNA polymerase subunit sigma-70 → MAIFGDVEEVLAGLRVELTGYCYRMLGSGHEAEDAVQETFERALRAAGRYDEARGSVRTWVYRIATNVCVDLLRGAARRAVPLDLAAPGSAGEPFGALLAPGAEVRPIPDARVLDLAQDPATLVVQRESIRLAFVAALQHLPPRQRSVLILRDVLCWSANDVAALLESSAASVTSALQRARATLRTVAPHPGDPLNPADADQRTLLARYCAAFESHDIAALVALLHEDATTSMPPFAWSLHGRDRIGLAMSAPEAACTGHRLLPTAASGQPAFWQMRPTEAGHVPFALVILDIADHRVVNTTTWLDTTGRHLPTPPPSLWSLFNRHP, encoded by the coding sequence GTGGCTATCTTCGGGGATGTGGAGGAGGTGCTGGCGGGGCTGCGGGTCGAGCTGACCGGATACTGCTACCGGATGCTCGGTTCCGGGCACGAGGCCGAGGACGCTGTCCAGGAGACGTTCGAGCGGGCGTTGCGCGCCGCCGGCCGCTACGACGAGGCGCGCGGCTCGGTGCGCACCTGGGTGTACCGCATCGCCACCAACGTCTGCGTCGACCTGCTGCGCGGAGCCGCCCGGCGCGCCGTGCCGCTCGACCTGGCCGCGCCCGGTTCCGCGGGCGAGCCGTTCGGTGCGCTGCTGGCGCCCGGTGCGGAGGTGCGCCCGATCCCCGACGCGCGGGTTCTCGACCTCGCCCAGGACCCGGCCACGCTGGTGGTGCAGCGGGAGAGCATCCGGCTGGCCTTCGTCGCCGCCCTGCAGCACCTGCCGCCCCGGCAGCGCTCGGTCCTGATCCTGCGCGACGTCCTGTGCTGGTCCGCCAACGACGTCGCCGCGCTGCTGGAGAGCTCGGCCGCCTCGGTGACCAGCGCTCTGCAGCGCGCCCGCGCCACGCTGCGGACGGTGGCCCCACACCCCGGCGACCCGCTGAACCCGGCCGACGCCGACCAGCGAACCCTGCTCGCCCGCTACTGCGCCGCCTTCGAGAGCCACGACATCGCCGCCCTGGTCGCCCTGCTGCACGAGGACGCCACCACCTCGATGCCACCGTTCGCCTGGTCCCTGCACGGTCGCGACCGGATCGGCCTGGCTATGAGCGCCCCCGAAGCCGCCTGCACCGGCCACCGCCTGCTCCCGACGGCCGCCTCCGGACAGCCGGCCTTCTGGCAGATGCGCCCGACAGAGGCCGGCCACGTCCCGTTCGCCCTGGTGATACTCGACATCGCCGACCACCGCGTGGTCAACACCACCACATGGCTCGACACCACCGGCCGGCACCTGCCCACCCCGCCCCCTTCCCTGTGGTCCCTGTTCAACCGCCACCCCTGA
- a CDS encoding maleylpyruvate isomerase family mycothiol-dependent enzyme, with translation MTTVTDVRAEIAAQRRELAALLAELTAEQWDRETLCDGWRVREVVAHVTQPFRASLPRFLVDFARAGGNFDRMADRVARRDAARLSSAALLAAVRDNVEHPWSPPGGGLVGALSHDVIHTLDIDPWREVPVARMTLVLGGMSPRSVGYFGADLDGVRLVATDRDWAHGAGEAVHGRAQDLLMVICGRRLPPGLLTGHPAARYTG, from the coding sequence ATGACGACGGTGACCGACGTGCGGGCCGAGATCGCGGCGCAGCGGCGGGAGCTCGCCGCGCTGCTGGCGGAATTGACCGCGGAGCAGTGGGACCGGGAGACGCTGTGTGACGGCTGGCGGGTGCGGGAGGTGGTGGCGCATGTGACGCAGCCGTTCCGGGCTTCGCTGCCGCGGTTCCTGGTGGATTTCGCGCGGGCGGGCGGGAATTTCGATCGGATGGCGGATCGGGTGGCCCGGCGGGACGCGGCGCGGCTGAGCAGTGCCGCGTTGCTCGCGGCGGTGCGGGACAATGTGGAGCACCCCTGGTCGCCACCCGGGGGTGGACTGGTGGGGGCGCTGTCCCACGATGTCATCCACACGCTGGACATCGATCCGTGGCGGGAGGTGCCGGTAGCGCGGATGACGCTGGTGCTGGGTGGGATGTCGCCGCGCAGTGTCGGGTATTTCGGGGCGGATCTCGACGGGGTGCGGCTGGTGGCGACCGATCGTGACTGGGCGCACGGTGCCGGTGAGGCGGTTCACGGGCGGGCCCAGGATCTGCTGATGGTGATCTGCGGGCGGCGGCTGCCACCGGGGCTGCTGACCGGGCATCCGGCCGCCAGGTACACCGGTTGA
- a CDS encoding AraC family transcriptional regulator → MQASTHQISDVGEAREVLRKYFYAVDMDVLRKRRDWTARFAVGGCTAVTLGDLDFGVDVRVSAGELGAYHVNLPLTGGLSWHQGRDAPRRAWAGRSAAVFQPVGDTIVDRWDGDCRLLAVKISRTELETHLEQLLDRPVRGPVQLAPVLDTAQGPGAGWARLARLIVEDVGCPDGLTGHPVIGARLREALVTGLLLSTEHRYRDPLERQTPALAAPGAIRRVVEAMRAQPARPFTVADLARIAGVGSRALQQSFARYVGMPPMTYLRQLRLGLVHDSLAGAEPGTTTVAQEAYRFGFTHLGRFAAAYRERYGTAPSETLRD, encoded by the coding sequence GTGCAAGCTTCGACTCATCAGATCAGCGACGTCGGCGAGGCCCGGGAGGTGTTGCGCAAGTACTTCTACGCCGTCGACATGGACGTGCTGCGGAAGCGGCGGGACTGGACGGCGCGCTTCGCGGTCGGCGGCTGCACCGCGGTCACCCTCGGGGATCTGGATTTCGGGGTGGATGTGCGGGTCAGTGCCGGGGAACTCGGCGCCTACCACGTGAATCTCCCGCTGACCGGCGGCCTGAGCTGGCATCAGGGCCGGGACGCGCCGCGCCGGGCGTGGGCCGGGCGGTCCGCGGCGGTGTTCCAGCCGGTCGGCGACACCATCGTGGACCGGTGGGACGGTGACTGCCGGCTGCTGGCCGTGAAGATCAGCCGGACCGAGCTGGAAACCCACCTGGAGCAGTTGCTGGACCGTCCAGTGCGCGGCCCGGTGCAGCTCGCGCCGGTGCTCGACACGGCGCAGGGGCCGGGCGCCGGCTGGGCCCGGCTGGCCCGGCTGATCGTCGAGGACGTGGGCTGCCCGGACGGGCTGACCGGGCATCCGGTGATCGGTGCCCGGCTGCGGGAGGCGCTGGTCACCGGGCTGCTGCTGAGCACCGAGCACCGGTATCGGGACCCGCTGGAGCGGCAGACCCCGGCGCTGGCCGCGCCCGGCGCGATCCGGCGGGTGGTCGAGGCGATGCGCGCGCAGCCCGCCCGGCCGTTCACGGTGGCGGACCTGGCACGGATCGCCGGGGTGGGTTCGCGGGCGCTGCAGCAGAGTTTCGCGCGCTATGTGGGGATGCCGCCGATGACGTATCTGCGCCAGCTGCGGCTCGGCCTGGTCCACGACAGCCTGGCCGGCGCGGAGCCGGGGACGACGACGGTGGCCCAGGAGGCGTACCGCTTCGGGTTCACCCACCTGGGCCGGTTCGCCGCCGCCTACCGGGAGCGTTACGGCACGGCCCCCTCGGAGACGCTGCGGGACTAG
- a CDS encoding SRPBCC family protein, with product MTRSTTPIVLRQIVVPASVQRAFAVFTQRFGDIKPRDHNLMTAPITDTVLEPRVGGRIYDRAADGGECTWGHVLAFEPPHRLLFSWDIGPNWQVEPDPANRSEVEVRFVAEADDRTRVELEHRNLDRHGPGWEGIRDAVDGDNGWPLYLHRFVTALG from the coding sequence ATGACCCGGTCCACCACGCCGATCGTGCTCCGGCAGATCGTCGTCCCCGCCTCCGTGCAGCGCGCGTTCGCCGTGTTCACCCAACGGTTCGGCGATATCAAACCGCGCGATCACAATCTGATGACCGCACCGATCACCGACACCGTCCTGGAGCCGCGGGTCGGCGGCCGGATCTACGACCGGGCCGCGGACGGTGGCGAGTGCACGTGGGGTCACGTGCTGGCCTTCGAGCCGCCGCACCGGCTGCTGTTCAGCTGGGACATCGGACCGAACTGGCAGGTGGAGCCCGACCCGGCCAACCGCAGCGAGGTGGAGGTCCGCTTCGTCGCCGAGGCCGACGACCGCACCCGGGTCGAGCTCGAACACCGCAACCTCGACCGGCACGGGCCCGGCTGGGAGGGCATCCGCGACGCGGTGGACGGCGACAACGGCTGGCCGCTGTACCTGCACCGCTTCGTCACGGCGCTGGGCTAG
- a CDS encoding helix-turn-helix transcriptional regulator: MATYQAPDGWEILGDPSRRAIVSCLADAPRAVGELADRLPISRPAVSQHLKVLKAAGLVDDEAAGTRRVYRLNATGVAALRDQLDAFWRQALQGYQQAVSSEEETP, from the coding sequence GTGGCTACTTACCAAGCGCCTGACGGGTGGGAGATCCTCGGTGACCCGAGCCGGCGCGCGATCGTGTCCTGCCTGGCCGATGCGCCGCGGGCGGTCGGCGAGCTGGCTGATCGACTGCCGATCAGCCGGCCCGCCGTGTCCCAGCACCTCAAAGTGCTCAAAGCGGCCGGCCTGGTCGACGACGAGGCGGCCGGCACGCGCCGGGTCTACCGTCTGAACGCGACCGGTGTGGCGGCACTGCGGGATCAGCTCGACGCGTTCTGGAGGCAGGCACTGCAGGGCTATCAGCAAGCCGTCTCGTCCGAAGAGGAAACCCCATGA
- a CDS encoding VWA domain-containing protein has translation MARNVFRYGAWRDGPDPLAPPYDVRAAVDEMGERVMRGDSLRDALRDLIRRGPRDGRGLDDLRDRARRLRRDALRRGNLDGAVTRARQMLDQALAEERDTLRARDDMESRFNEAVLDNLPRSTSQAIAELSEYDWQSPEARDIYRQILSGLRREVVEQRFAGMRDALRNGDFSEVSEMLGDLNGLLGKHARGEDTTDAFQQFMEKHGRFFPDNPQNVDELIDSLARQAAAAERLMRSLSPQQREELQSLMDQALGDGPLRGQMSELTDNLRALRPGLNWGRGERMRGSEDLGYGDAAAALGDIADLDELIDQLGQEHPGATLDDVDVESVERQLGRSAADDLRRLRELERELRRQGWVERDGDGLTLSPKALRRLGQTALAKIFHDIGGKRGDHDMRDAGAAGDLIGSSRRWEFGDDQPLDVVRTIGNAVRRRAASRDVATLPVRLAPEDFEVAETERRSSAAVALCVDLSYSMYADGRWGPMKQTALALSHLVATRYPQDALQIIGFGRYAMALSQGELAGTEPTLEKGTNLQHALKLAARHLRRHPGAEPVVLVVTDGEPTAHLEDDGEALFWWPPTPETVRATVREVDLLTRYGATLNVFMLGDDPGLQRFMDAVARRNGGRVFSPDAEELGRYVIDDYVNARRGRH, from the coding sequence ATGGCACGAAACGTCTTCCGGTACGGGGCCTGGCGGGACGGGCCGGACCCGCTCGCCCCGCCCTACGACGTGCGGGCCGCGGTCGACGAGATGGGTGAGCGGGTCATGCGGGGCGACAGCCTGCGCGACGCGCTGCGTGACCTGATCCGGCGCGGGCCGCGGGACGGCCGCGGGCTCGACGATCTGCGCGACCGTGCCCGGCGGCTGCGGCGGGACGCGCTGCGCCGGGGAAACCTGGACGGCGCGGTGACCCGGGCGCGGCAGATGCTCGACCAGGCGCTCGCCGAGGAGCGGGACACCCTGCGGGCCCGGGACGACATGGAGTCCCGGTTCAACGAGGCGGTCCTGGACAACCTGCCTCGGTCCACCTCGCAGGCCATCGCGGAACTGTCGGAGTATGACTGGCAGTCTCCGGAAGCTCGCGACATCTACCGGCAGATCCTCTCCGGGCTCCGCCGGGAGGTGGTCGAGCAGCGCTTCGCCGGCATGCGCGACGCCCTGCGCAACGGTGACTTCTCGGAGGTGTCGGAGATGCTGGGCGACCTCAACGGTCTGCTCGGCAAGCATGCCCGCGGCGAGGACACCACCGACGCGTTCCAGCAGTTCATGGAGAAGCACGGCCGCTTCTTCCCGGACAACCCGCAGAACGTCGACGAGCTGATCGACTCCCTGGCCCGCCAGGCCGCCGCGGCCGAGCGGCTGATGCGCTCGCTGAGCCCGCAGCAACGCGAGGAACTGCAGAGCCTGATGGACCAGGCGCTCGGCGACGGCCCGTTGCGGGGACAGATGAGTGAGCTCACCGACAACCTGCGGGCGCTGCGCCCCGGCCTCAACTGGGGCCGCGGCGAGCGGATGCGCGGCTCCGAGGACCTCGGCTACGGCGACGCGGCCGCCGCCCTGGGGGACATCGCCGACCTGGACGAGCTGATCGACCAACTGGGCCAGGAGCACCCGGGCGCCACCCTCGACGACGTCGACGTGGAATCGGTCGAACGCCAGCTCGGCCGGTCCGCCGCCGACGACCTGCGCCGCCTCCGCGAACTGGAGCGGGAGCTGCGCCGGCAGGGCTGGGTGGAACGCGACGGCGACGGGCTCACCCTGTCGCCGAAGGCGCTGCGCCGGCTGGGCCAGACCGCCCTGGCGAAGATCTTCCACGACATCGGCGGCAAGCGCGGCGACCACGACATGCGTGACGCGGGCGCGGCCGGCGACCTGATCGGCTCGTCGCGCCGCTGGGAGTTCGGCGACGACCAGCCGCTCGACGTGGTCCGCACGATCGGCAACGCGGTCCGCCGCCGGGCCGCTTCGCGCGACGTCGCCACCCTGCCCGTACGGCTGGCTCCGGAGGATTTCGAGGTAGCCGAAACCGAACGGCGGTCCTCCGCCGCGGTCGCCCTCTGTGTCGACCTCTCCTATTCGATGTACGCCGACGGTCGCTGGGGCCCGATGAAACAGACCGCCCTGGCCCTGTCGCATCTGGTCGCCACCAGGTATCCGCAGGACGCGCTGCAGATCATCGGCTTCGGCAGGTACGCCATGGCGCTGAGCCAGGGTGAGCTGGCCGGCACCGAGCCCACCCTGGAGAAGGGCACCAACCTGCAGCACGCCCTGAAACTGGCGGCCCGCCACCTGCGCCGCCACCCGGGGGCCGAACCGGTCGTCCTGGTCGTCACCGACGGTGAGCCCACCGCGCACCTGGAGGACGACGGCGAGGCCCTGTTCTGGTGGCCGCCCACCCCGGAGACCGTCCGGGCCACGGTGCGGGAGGTCGATCTGCTCACCCGCTACGGCGCCACGCTGAACGTGTTCATGCTCGGCGACGACCCGGGCCTGCAGCGTTTCATGGACGCGGTGGCCCGGCGCAACGGCGGCCGGGTGTTCAGCCCGGACGCCGAGGAACTGGGCCGCTACGTGATCGACGACTACGTCAACGCCCGCCGGGGCCGCCACTGA
- a CDS encoding sigma 54-interacting transcriptional regulator, whose protein sequence is MTEGPTAIISETPADLPRTLGELRATGHEFRTVKEELRDNLLDRLRSGEPRFPGIVGYDDTVLPEVERALLAGHDMVLLGERGQGKTRLIRALAGLLDEWTPYITGSELHEHPYHPLTPASRRLVAEAGDLLPISWLHRSERYGEKLATPDTSVGDLIGDVDPIKVAEGRSLGDPDTIHFGLVPRTNRGIFAVNELPDLAERIQVSLLNVLEERDIQVRGYQLRLPLDLLLVASANPEDYTNRGRIITPLKDRFGAEIRTHYPVDLELETALIRQEAALVAAVPEHLVDVLARYTRGVRESSSVDARSGVSARFSIAAAETVAASALRRAGLRGEREAVARICDTVSVTSTLRGKVEFESGEEGRETEVLAHLLRVATAETFRARLAGLDLSGFTDLVAEGAIIQTGDLVSAEELLTQIGTVPGLAKVLDRLGLGDAPSPGQAASGIEFVLEGLHLTRRLAKEMTDDGRTLYGS, encoded by the coding sequence GTGACAGAGGGTCCTACCGCGATCATCTCCGAAACTCCCGCCGACCTGCCGCGCACCCTGGGCGAGCTGCGTGCCACCGGGCACGAGTTCCGCACCGTGAAAGAGGAGCTGCGCGACAACCTGCTCGACAGGCTGCGCTCCGGCGAGCCCCGCTTCCCCGGCATCGTCGGCTACGACGACACCGTGCTGCCCGAGGTCGAGCGGGCCCTGCTCGCCGGCCACGACATGGTCCTGCTCGGTGAGCGCGGCCAGGGCAAGACCCGCCTGATCCGCGCCCTGGCCGGGCTGCTGGACGAGTGGACGCCCTACATCACCGGTTCCGAGCTGCACGAACATCCGTATCACCCGCTCACCCCGGCGTCGCGCCGGCTGGTCGCCGAGGCCGGCGACCTGCTGCCGATCTCCTGGCTGCACCGCTCCGAGCGGTACGGGGAGAAGCTCGCCACCCCGGACACCAGCGTCGGCGACCTGATCGGCGACGTCGACCCGATCAAGGTGGCCGAGGGCCGCTCGCTGGGCGACCCGGACACCATCCACTTCGGCCTGGTGCCGCGCACCAACCGGGGCATCTTCGCGGTCAACGAGCTGCCCGACCTGGCCGAGCGGATCCAGGTGTCGCTGCTCAACGTCCTGGAGGAGCGCGACATCCAGGTCCGCGGCTACCAGCTGCGGCTGCCGCTGGACCTGCTGCTGGTCGCCTCGGCCAACCCGGAGGACTACACCAACCGGGGCCGGATCATCACCCCGCTCAAGGACCGCTTCGGCGCCGAGATCCGCACCCACTACCCGGTCGACCTGGAGCTGGAGACCGCGCTGATCCGGCAGGAGGCGGCGCTGGTCGCCGCCGTCCCGGAGCACCTCGTCGACGTGCTCGCCCGCTACACCCGCGGGGTCCGCGAGTCGTCGTCGGTCGACGCCCGCTCCGGCGTGTCGGCCCGGTTCTCGATCGCGGCCGCCGAGACGGTGGCGGCGTCCGCGCTGCGCCGGGCCGGCCTGCGCGGCGAGCGGGAGGCGGTCGCCCGGATCTGCGACACCGTGTCGGTCACCTCGACGCTGCGCGGCAAGGTGGAGTTCGAGAGCGGCGAGGAGGGGCGCGAGACCGAGGTCCTCGCCCACCTGCTGCGGGTCGCCACCGCCGAGACGTTCCGGGCCCGGCTCGCCGGGCTCGACCTGTCCGGCTTCACCGACCTGGTCGCCGAGGGGGCGATCATCCAGACCGGTGACCTGGTCAGCGCCGAGGAGTTGCTCACCCAGATCGGCACGGTGCCGGGGCTGGCCAAGGTGCTCGACCGGCTCGGGCTGGGCGACGCGCCGAGCCCGGGGCAGGCCGCCTCCGGAATCGAGTTCGTGCTGGAGGGGCTGCATCTGACCCGGCGGCTGGCCAAGGAGATGACCGACGACGGCCGCACCCTCTACGGGAGCTGA
- a CDS encoding PhzF family phenazine biosynthesis protein translates to MMESYAAFTTDPAGGNPAGVVRDAAALSDARMLAIAADLGYSETAFVTSRDGDRYRVRYFSPLTEIPFCGHATVATAVALGPGEHVFLTNAGEVPVTVDTHGVATLTSVPPRVEPLGADAVSALLAALRWAATDLDPGLPPRVAYAGAWHPILAVRGRERLADLDYDVPALKALMTEAGWTTVQLVFRADPQTFDVRDPFPVGGVYEDPATGAAAAALGGYLRELGLVADDATLTVRQGDDLGRPSRITVRLVPGEPGVRVSGHAVPIGQ, encoded by the coding sequence ATGATGGAGTCGTACGCCGCGTTCACCACCGATCCGGCCGGCGGAAACCCGGCCGGGGTGGTCCGGGACGCCGCCGCCCTGTCCGACGCCCGGATGCTGGCGATCGCCGCCGACCTGGGCTATTCGGAGACCGCATTCGTCACCTCGCGCGACGGCGACCGGTACCGGGTGCGCTACTTCAGCCCGCTCACCGAGATCCCGTTCTGCGGGCACGCGACGGTGGCCACCGCGGTCGCGCTGGGGCCGGGCGAGCATGTGTTCCTGACCAACGCCGGTGAGGTGCCGGTGACCGTCGACACCCACGGGGTGGCCACGCTGACCAGCGTCCCGCCGCGCGTCGAGCCGCTCGGCGCGGACGCGGTGAGCGCGCTGCTGGCGGCGCTGCGCTGGGCCGCCACGGACCTCGACCCGGGGCTGCCGCCCCGGGTGGCGTACGCCGGCGCCTGGCATCCGATCCTGGCCGTCCGCGGCCGGGAGCGGCTCGCGGACCTGGACTACGACGTGCCGGCGCTGAAAGCGCTGATGACCGAGGCCGGCTGGACCACCGTGCAGCTGGTGTTCCGCGCCGATCCGCAGACCTTCGACGTGCGCGATCCGTTCCCGGTCGGCGGCGTCTACGAGGACCCGGCGACCGGTGCGGCCGCCGCGGCGCTCGGCGGCTACCTGCGGGAGCTCGGCCTGGTCGCGGACGACGCGACGCTCACCGTGCGGCAGGGCGACGACCTGGGCCGGCCCAGCCGGATCACCGTCCGGCTGGTGCCCGGCGAACCCGGGGTGCGGGTGTCCGGGCACGCGGTGCCGATCGGTCAGTGA